The following proteins come from a genomic window of Neptunomonas concharum:
- a CDS encoding cupredoxin domain-containing protein: MLWINISGILLIALIVWWFWLYKPQEVEVTNNKMVIRIENGVYTPAHIKVKANQSTLLAFIRTDNSPCAATVLIPGLEISEEIPLNKETVITLPPLTTGEYPFHCSMQMYRGVIKSE; this comes from the coding sequence ATGTTGTGGATTAATATTAGTGGCATTCTGCTGATAGCTCTTATCGTTTGGTGGTTCTGGCTTTATAAGCCGCAAGAGGTCGAAGTCACCAACAATAAGATGGTTATCAGAATCGAAAACGGCGTTTACACCCCCGCTCATATAAAGGTGAAAGCAAATCAAAGTACTCTTCTGGCATTCATCAGAACTGACAACTCACCCTGCGCAGCTACTGTGCTGATTCCTGGGTTAGAGATCAGCGAGGAAATTCCACTCAACAAAGAGACTGTAATTACTTTGCCACCTTTAACGACTGGAGAGTACCCATTCCACTGCTCGATGCAAATGTATCGTGGTGTTATTAAGTCTGAATAA
- a CDS encoding DUF2933 domain-containing protein, producing MFSFWKTPSGLAALGLIGAATYFLVIEHQQHIFAFLPFLIFLACPLMHLFMHGKHGHSKHEENEESKDSFQQGIEEGKRQSLNSNNEGESR from the coding sequence ATGTTTAGTTTTTGGAAAACACCTTCAGGATTAGCAGCATTAGGCTTAATTGGTGCAGCCACTTACTTTTTAGTCATTGAACATCAACAGCATATTTTTGCCTTTTTACCTTTCTTGATTTTTCTAGCGTGTCCATTAATGCACCTGTTTATGCATGGTAAACATGGACACAGCAAGCATGAAGAAAATGAAGAGAGCAAAGACAGTTTTCAGCAAGGCATTGAAGAAGGCAAACGTCAGTCACTTAATAGTAACAATGAAGGAGAATCACGGTGA
- a CDS encoding methyltransferase family protein, producing the protein MTEEASYGLWWLVIVNSAIFIFFAFSFIKPKTKTDWRSLGAFSAFVVALFTEMYGFPLTIYLLSGWLTDNYPAVNFFAHDNGHLLHNLLGFDGNPHWDPLHIASNIFIVVGFFTLSSAWNVLHQAQKNKVLAFTGLYARCRHPQYVAFILIMFGFLLQWPTVITLVMFPILVVVYVRLAKREEQVALSEFGDEYLQYMRVTPGWFPLLHIPNPSISETDNQGEKS; encoded by the coding sequence GTGACCGAAGAAGCTTCATATGGCCTTTGGTGGCTGGTGATTGTAAATTCAGCCATATTTATCTTTTTTGCTTTTAGCTTTATTAAGCCCAAAACTAAAACAGATTGGCGAAGCCTTGGGGCGTTCTCTGCCTTCGTCGTCGCCCTGTTTACAGAGATGTATGGGTTCCCATTAACGATTTACCTGCTTTCCGGCTGGTTAACTGACAACTATCCGGCTGTTAATTTTTTTGCACATGACAATGGCCACCTGCTGCATAACCTATTAGGATTTGACGGGAATCCACATTGGGACCCTTTACATATAGCGAGTAATATTTTCATCGTTGTTGGTTTCTTTACGCTCTCTTCCGCATGGAACGTATTGCATCAGGCACAAAAAAATAAAGTGCTGGCGTTTACAGGGCTTTATGCACGCTGCCGCCACCCACAATATGTTGCTTTTATCTTAATCATGTTTGGTTTTTTACTACAGTGGCCCACAGTCATAACACTGGTGATGTTCCCCATTCTAGTCGTTGTATATGTCCGTTTAGCTAAACGTGAGGAGCAAGTAGCATTATCAGAATTTGGTGATGAGTACCTACAGTATATGCGCGTTACGCCAGGTTGGTTTCCACTACTCCACATACCAAACCCATCTATAAGTGAAACAGATAATCAAGGAGAAAAATCATGA
- a CDS encoding cation transporter: MNNSQHRLGVSEVNLVVRHLRLENITVENRDLILTEIDAIYGIDNVSFDDKAAILNIAYDASRCNLDGIEEVIRQHGADVAHDWWTHFKEGYYRYVDQNVKDNSVHEPWSCHKLPPGKK, encoded by the coding sequence ATGAATAATTCACAACATAGACTCGGCGTTAGCGAGGTCAACTTAGTTGTCAGGCATTTACGGTTAGAAAACATAACAGTGGAGAATAGGGATTTAATACTGACAGAAATCGATGCGATTTATGGTATCGACAATGTTTCATTTGATGATAAAGCAGCGATATTGAACATTGCTTATGATGCATCACGTTGCAACTTAGACGGAATTGAAGAGGTAATCAGACAACATGGCGCTGATGTCGCGCATGATTGGTGGACACACTTTAAAGAAGGCTACTACCGGTATGTTGATCAGAACGTAAAAGATAATTCAGTCCATGAACCCTGGAGTTGCCATAAGCTCCCGCCGGGTAAAAAATAG
- a CDS encoding MmcQ/YjbR family DNA-binding protein, whose translation MKYEEFNSFCKSLPATTHVVQWGNSDVWKVGGKVFAIGGWEKTGKAAFTFKTSEQNYYFLEVKPGYRPAPYLASRGMKWIQLYDAGIAEEDELKYYLSESYRIVSLGLTKKKQKELGLNQ comes from the coding sequence ATGAAATACGAAGAATTCAACTCGTTTTGCAAATCTCTTCCCGCGACTACTCATGTAGTTCAGTGGGGTAATTCAGATGTTTGGAAAGTAGGTGGAAAAGTATTTGCCATTGGTGGTTGGGAAAAAACGGGAAAGGCGGCTTTTACATTTAAAACATCCGAACAAAATTATTATTTTTTAGAAGTAAAACCCGGATACCGACCAGCGCCCTACCTTGCATCAAGAGGCATGAAATGGATTCAATTATATGATGCCGGCATTGCCGAAGAAGATGAGCTCAAATATTATCTCTCAGAATCATATAGGATTGTGTCGTTGGGGCTAACAAAGAAAAAACAAAAAGAGCTTGGGTTAAATCAGTAA
- a CDS encoding DUF945 family protein: MKKKTILIVLVIASVLVILGISKCGSLQAGAKALETIAELKEANLVMKNKVADLERGLTSTKAALEISEAQTKELSTENALLKKLNEERLRKVWSMYEPGT; this comes from the coding sequence ATGAAAAAAAAAACGATATTGATTGTTTTGGTTATTGCTTCTGTGCTGGTAATTTTAGGGATTTCAAAGTGCGGCTCATTGCAGGCAGGAGCCAAGGCCCTTGAAACTATAGCGGAACTGAAGGAGGCGAATTTAGTGATGAAAAATAAGGTTGCAGATCTTGAAAGGGGCCTCACAAGTACAAAGGCTGCACTAGAGATATCGGAAGCACAAACTAAGGAGCTTTCCACCGAGAATGCACTGCTCAAAAAGCTAAACGAGGAGCGCCTTCGTAAAGTTTGGTCTATGTATGAGCCCGGCACCTAA
- a CDS encoding IS110 family transposase, translating to MRFYTTQHPYYCGIDLHARSLYVCILDDTDEPLLDLLTPYIGNIVVGVECMHCWYWVSDFCTKHNIDFILGHALYMKAIHGGKAKNDRIDSYKIAHLIRGGNFPLAYVYPPEMRAARDLLRRRTRIVRHGANLKAHAKNTTSQYNFPPNNLDLKYPCAREAMRNCFDDEFVQRSIDLDLDIIAFYRHELSSIECFIEKHAKHHNGRDYHILTSFPGIGRFLALTILYEVGDIGRFSTVQDFASYSRLIKCKAESAGKSYGTQGNKIGNAHLKWAFGEIAVLYLRGNDKAKNYLLKLQKRMSKAKALSALAHKIGRCVYYMLKNQKVFDEKRFLAS from the coding sequence ATGAGATTTTATACTACACAACATCCGTACTATTGTGGAATAGATTTACATGCACGATCCTTGTACGTCTGCATTCTGGATGATACCGATGAACCCTTGCTGGACTTATTAACGCCCTATATCGGCAATATTGTTGTCGGTGTTGAATGCATGCATTGCTGGTACTGGGTTAGCGATTTCTGTACTAAACATAACATCGACTTTATTCTGGGTCACGCGCTTTACATGAAGGCTATCCATGGCGGTAAAGCCAAAAATGACCGCATTGACTCCTATAAAATCGCTCACCTTATCCGTGGCGGCAATTTCCCATTGGCCTATGTGTATCCACCCGAGATGCGTGCTGCTCGTGACTTACTCCGTCGTCGTACACGTATCGTTCGTCATGGTGCCAATTTAAAAGCGCATGCAAAAAACACCACCAGCCAATACAATTTTCCACCGAATAATCTAGATCTAAAATACCCTTGCGCTCGGGAAGCGATGCGAAACTGCTTTGATGATGAGTTCGTGCAACGCAGTATTGATCTGGACTTAGACATCATCGCGTTTTACCGCCATGAACTCAGCTCAATCGAGTGCTTTATTGAAAAACATGCCAAGCATCACAACGGCCGAGATTACCACATCCTGACCAGCTTTCCCGGCATTGGCCGTTTTTTAGCGCTAACGATCCTTTACGAAGTCGGTGACATTGGCCGTTTTAGCACGGTACAGGACTTTGCGTCGTACAGTCGGCTTATCAAGTGTAAAGCGGAATCAGCAGGCAAGAGCTACGGCACCCAAGGCAATAAAATTGGAAATGCCCACCTAAAATGGGCCTTTGGCGAAATTGCGGTGCTGTACCTACGTGGTAACGACAAAGCAAAAAACTACCTGTTAAAACTACAAAAACGCATGAGCAAAGCCAAAGCGCTCTCCGCCCTGGCGCATAAAATTGGTCGCTGCGTGTACTACATGCTGAAAAATCAAAAGGTGTTTGATGAAAAACGTTTCCTAGCCAGTTAA
- a CDS encoding DUF2188 domain-containing protein, with product MSKDDYNVYQDSDGTWKGKREDASRASVTGSTQKEVFERTRELAQKAQSEISIHRGDNGKIRAKHSYGNDPKSTKG from the coding sequence ATGTCTAAAGACGACTACAACGTATACCAAGATAGCGATGGAACATGGAAAGGAAAACGCGAAGATGCGAGCCGTGCCAGCGTAACGGGTTCAACTCAAAAAGAAGTTTTTGAAAGAACTAGAGAGTTAGCGCAAAAAGCTCAATCTGAAATTTCAATTCATCGTGGTGATAACGGTAAAATCCGAGCTAAACACAGTTACGGAAATGATCCGAAGAGCACCAAAGGATAA
- a CDS encoding phage integrase N-terminal SAM-like domain-containing protein produces MRKYKSDLLESVRRAIMVRHYSIRTEQAYIHWIRRYIFFINKQHPSTCGLKKLRIS; encoded by the coding sequence ATGCGAAAGTATAAGTCAGATTTATTAGAGTCTGTCCGTCGGGCAATCATGGTCAGGCATTATAGTATCCGTACTGAACAGGCTTATATCCACTGGATTCGCAGATATATCTTCTTTATTAATAAACAACATCCTAGTACCTGTGGGCTAAAGAAGTTGAGGATTTCTTAA
- a CDS encoding phage integrase N-terminal SAM-like domain-containing protein gives MWAKEVEDFLTSLAVDKKVASSTQNQALNALVFLYREVLKQPFEYQVDAIRSTKPKKIPVVLSRHEVKSVLAQLKDTH, from the coding sequence CTGTGGGCTAAAGAAGTTGAGGATTTCTTAACTTCGTTGGCGGTTGATAAAAAAGTCGCCTCAAGTACTCAGAATCAAGCTTTAAATGCATTGGTTTTTTTGTACCGGGAGGTTCTCAAACAACCTTTCGAGTACCAAGTTGATGCCATTCGTTCAACAAAACCTAAAAAGATTCCGGTTGTCCTCTCTCGTCATGAAGTTAAGTCCGTATTAGCTCAGCTCAAAGATACTCATTGA
- the paaY gene encoding phenylacetic acid degradation protein PaaY yields the protein MKVYQIDGVTPVIDPTAYVHPTAVLIGDVIIGPRCYVGPAACLRGDFGRLILKEGANIQDTCVMHGFPNSDTVVEEDGHIGHGAVLHGCTVKKNALVGMNAVVMDGAVVGESAIVAAMAFVKAKFEVPDRTLVAGSPARIIRELSDKEIEWKSQGTAQYQDLAVRSLSTMKEVDALTSVEPDRKRLVIDENVKPLYQMKEEN from the coding sequence ATGAAAGTGTATCAAATTGATGGTGTCACCCCGGTCATTGATCCAACGGCTTATGTGCATCCAACAGCGGTGCTGATTGGTGATGTCATCATCGGCCCTCGTTGCTATGTTGGGCCTGCTGCCTGTTTACGAGGGGATTTTGGCCGCCTGATTCTAAAAGAGGGTGCAAACATCCAAGACACCTGCGTGATGCACGGCTTCCCCAACAGTGACACCGTTGTCGAAGAGGATGGTCATATCGGCCATGGTGCTGTACTGCACGGCTGCACAGTCAAGAAAAACGCACTGGTAGGTATGAATGCAGTGGTCATGGATGGCGCTGTAGTCGGCGAATCAGCCATCGTAGCGGCCATGGCATTCGTCAAAGCAAAGTTTGAAGTACCTGATCGTACATTAGTTGCAGGCTCGCCAGCGCGTATTATCCGCGAGCTAAGCGACAAAGAGATCGAATGGAAATCCCAAGGTACAGCGCAATACCAAGACCTTGCCGTACGTAGCCTCAGCACCATGAAAGAAGTGGATGCGCTGACATCCGTTGAACCCGACCGTAAGCGCCTCGTGATTGACGAAAACGTTAAGCCGCTTTACCAAATGAAAGAAGAAAACTAA
- the paaN gene encoding phenylacetic acid degradation protein PaaN has product MSEALNTLFAKHQDTLNAATHAIKTRDYWSPYPENPSPRAYGETANADGEAAFKGYLNQSFALEMPGIIGEAGSEVSPYGIDLNIKYPLVDLDVLLPAMNDARKAWRDVGPQGRAAICLEILERINQRSFEIGYAVMHTSGQGFMMAFQAGGPHAQDRGLEAVAYGYEAMMHTPANTVWTKPQGKHDPLVLNKTYTAVGRGIGLVIGCSTFPTWNTYPGLFADLITGNPVIVKPHPAAILPAAISVKIAQDVLTENGLPAHIVSMVIDADPAKPCTADLAKRDEIKLIDFTGNTPFGNWLEANCTQAQVYTEKAGVNTIIIDSSDDYKGMLRNLSFTLSLYSGQMCTTPQDIFVPKGGIDTDQGHKTFDDVANDIATAVSKFLSDPERAAMVLGAIQAPVTADRIENSKTLGNVLRESEALTHPHFPNARVRSPLLMSIDADQADTYMQELFGPISFVVKTDSTAHSIQLASEAIKTHGAITLGCYSNNDSVLDSIEETALDAGVALSCNLTGGVFVNQSAAYSDFHATGSNPAANACLSDLAYVANRFRVVQSRRHPK; this is encoded by the coding sequence ATGAGCGAAGCATTGAATACCCTGTTTGCCAAACATCAGGACACCCTGAACGCCGCTACCCACGCTATCAAAACTCGTGACTACTGGAGCCCATACCCAGAAAACCCCAGCCCACGAGCCTATGGTGAAACCGCCAATGCCGATGGCGAAGCCGCGTTTAAAGGCTACCTGAACCAATCCTTCGCACTGGAGATGCCCGGAATCATCGGCGAAGCGGGCAGTGAAGTCTCTCCTTACGGTATTGACCTGAATATCAAATACCCGCTGGTAGACTTGGATGTACTATTACCGGCCATGAACGATGCTCGCAAAGCTTGGCGTGACGTGGGCCCGCAAGGACGTGCCGCGATCTGCTTAGAGATACTAGAACGCATCAACCAACGTAGCTTTGAAATTGGCTATGCGGTGATGCACACCTCCGGCCAAGGCTTCATGATGGCTTTCCAAGCGGGTGGCCCCCATGCACAAGACCGTGGCCTAGAAGCCGTTGCCTACGGCTACGAAGCGATGATGCACACCCCCGCGAATACCGTCTGGACCAAGCCGCAGGGTAAACATGACCCACTGGTACTCAACAAAACCTACACCGCTGTCGGCCGCGGTATCGGCTTAGTGATTGGTTGTTCCACCTTCCCAACATGGAACACCTACCCAGGACTGTTCGCTGACCTGATTACGGGCAACCCGGTGATTGTCAAACCCCATCCGGCCGCCATACTTCCTGCCGCGATCAGCGTCAAAATCGCACAGGACGTACTCACCGAAAACGGCTTACCAGCGCACATCGTCTCCATGGTGATTGATGCAGACCCCGCCAAGCCTTGCACCGCCGACCTTGCAAAACGTGACGAGATCAAACTGATCGACTTCACCGGCAACACACCGTTTGGTAACTGGCTAGAAGCGAACTGCACCCAAGCACAGGTCTACACCGAAAAAGCCGGAGTAAACACCATCATCATCGACTCCAGTGATGACTACAAAGGGATGCTCCGCAACCTATCGTTCACCCTCAGCCTCTACTCTGGGCAGATGTGTACCACCCCTCAGGATATCTTCGTACCTAAAGGCGGTATCGATACAGACCAAGGCCACAAAACCTTTGATGACGTTGCCAACGACATCGCCACCGCCGTCAGCAAATTCTTATCTGATCCAGAACGTGCTGCTATGGTCTTGGGTGCTATCCAAGCCCCGGTCACCGCTGACCGTATCGAAAACAGCAAAACACTGGGTAACGTTCTGCGGGAATCCGAAGCACTTACACACCCGCACTTCCCGAACGCACGCGTACGTTCACCGCTGTTGATGAGCATCGATGCTGACCAAGCAGACACCTACATGCAAGAACTGTTTGGCCCCATCAGTTTTGTGGTAAAAACCGACAGCACCGCACACTCCATCCAATTGGCCAGTGAAGCGATCAAAACCCACGGCGCTATCACTCTAGGATGCTACAGCAACAACGACAGCGTACTGGACAGCATTGAAGAAACCGCCTTGGATGCCGGCGTTGCCCTAAGCTGCAACCTGACCGGTGGCGTGTTCGTCAACCAAAGCGCGGCTTACAGTGACTTCCATGCCACGGGCAGCAACCCAGCGGCGAATGCGTGTTTATCCGACTTGGCGTACGTAGCGAACCGCTTCCGAGTGGTGCAGAGCCGTCGTCATCCAAAATAA
- the paaF gene encoding 2,3-dehydroadipyl-CoA hydratase PaaF, which yields MQNYEDILVSGVESGVLTIRLNRPDAYNALRTQLLRELADALDTAAADDQVKAVVLTGSDTVFAAGADIKEMASLDVVGVMNDPRPTFWRRIALFPKPIVAAVNGFALGGGCELMMHCDIVIAGDNAQFGQPEINLGIIPGAGGTQRLIRTIGKSMAMQLVLSGEFISAQQARSFGLVSEVTIPERSLERATQLAKKIATKPPIAVRLAKEALLKAYETTLDSGLNLERKAFTLLAATEDRNEGIAAFMEKRKPNFTGK from the coding sequence ATGCAAAATTATGAAGATATTCTTGTCAGTGGCGTTGAATCTGGCGTTCTGACTATTCGTCTTAATCGCCCCGATGCTTACAACGCGCTGCGTACACAACTGCTTCGCGAGTTAGCCGATGCGTTGGATACAGCTGCAGCGGATGATCAGGTAAAAGCCGTGGTGCTTACTGGCAGTGATACCGTGTTCGCAGCGGGTGCTGATATTAAAGAGATGGCATCACTGGATGTCGTTGGCGTGATGAATGACCCTCGCCCTACTTTCTGGCGTCGCATCGCTCTCTTCCCTAAACCGATTGTTGCTGCCGTCAATGGCTTTGCGTTGGGGGGAGGATGTGAGTTGATGATGCATTGTGACATCGTTATTGCCGGTGATAATGCACAGTTCGGTCAGCCTGAAATCAATCTTGGGATTATCCCGGGCGCAGGCGGCACCCAACGACTGATCCGTACCATTGGTAAATCCATGGCGATGCAGCTAGTGCTGTCGGGTGAGTTCATCAGCGCTCAGCAAGCACGCTCGTTTGGGTTGGTAAGCGAAGTGACTATCCCTGAACGCTCGCTAGAGCGCGCCACTCAGCTCGCTAAAAAGATTGCAACCAAGCCCCCTATTGCGGTACGTCTAGCAAAAGAGGCGTTATTAAAAGCCTACGAAACAACACTGGATAGCGGCCTGAATCTCGAACGTAAAGCCTTTACCCTACTGGCGGCTACGGAAGACCGTAACGAAGGGATTGCTGCTTTTATGGAAAAACGTAAACCGAACTTCACAGGAAAATAA
- the paaG gene encoding 2-(1,2-epoxy-1,2-dihydrophenyl)acetyl-CoA isomerase PaaG, which translates to MSYETIEFSITEGVAVLTLNRPDSLNSFNTQMHAEVRSALKEVKKDSSVRCLLLTGNGRGFCAGQDLSDRNVAPGAEAPNLGESIEKNYSPLLRTIRSLEMPVICAVNGVAAGAGANIAFACDIVLAAKSASFIQAFCKIGLVPDCGGTWSLPRLVGPARAMALSMLGDKVSAEQAEQWGMIWKSVENESLMDEALSMAKHFATQPTKGLALIKRAIQASATNTFDEQLDLERDLQTLAGRTEDYREGVAAFMEKRQPAFKGQ; encoded by the coding sequence ATGTCTTACGAAACAATCGAGTTTTCTATTACTGAAGGCGTTGCCGTACTGACGCTTAATCGTCCTGATAGCCTGAACAGTTTCAATACCCAGATGCACGCTGAAGTTCGCAGTGCGTTAAAAGAGGTTAAAAAGGACAGCAGCGTTCGTTGTCTATTACTAACGGGTAATGGCCGTGGTTTTTGTGCAGGTCAGGATTTGAGCGATCGTAATGTCGCACCCGGTGCAGAGGCTCCTAACTTAGGTGAGTCGATCGAGAAGAATTACAGTCCGTTGCTACGTACTATCCGTTCGTTAGAGATGCCGGTTATCTGCGCGGTTAACGGTGTAGCAGCCGGTGCTGGCGCAAACATCGCCTTTGCTTGTGACATTGTTTTAGCAGCGAAATCAGCTTCTTTTATTCAGGCATTCTGCAAAATCGGGCTTGTGCCTGACTGTGGCGGAACCTGGTCTTTACCACGCTTAGTTGGCCCGGCACGCGCGATGGCGCTGTCTATGCTTGGCGACAAGGTATCTGCTGAGCAGGCTGAACAATGGGGCATGATCTGGAAAAGCGTTGAAAACGAGTCCCTCATGGATGAAGCGCTGTCCATGGCTAAACATTTTGCAACCCAACCCACTAAGGGCTTGGCATTGATTAAACGTGCGATTCAGGCATCGGCAACCAACACATTTGATGAGCAACTTGATCTGGAGCGTGACCTGCAAACACTCGCAGGCCGCACCGAAGACTACCGTGAAGGTGTCGCTGCCTTTATGGAAAAACGTCAACCAGCATTCAAAGGACAATAA
- the paaH gene encoding 3-hydroxyacyl-CoA dehydrogenase PaaH: MTPISPDAVIGVIGAGTMGAGIAQVAAKAGHPVLLYDAFEGAAQKGFDGIKKGLNKLVERGKMAQADVDALLSRITLVNGLEAFAPARVVIEVIVERLDVKQSVFSQLEEICADDTILATNTSSISVTAIGSQLKRANNLVGMHFFNPAPIMKLVEVISGLDTDPNVADAIYELSARWGKKPVRAKSTPGFIVNRVARPFYAEGLRVLQEGGADEATIDAVIREAGNFRMGPFELMDLIGHDVNFAVTSSVFAAYFNDQRFLPSLIQQDLVNAGHLGRKSGRGFYNYSADAEKPTPATADTAPAPHHVTIEGDLGVAEPLVALIEQAGISVSRAKEGHGAILIGDTTLKLTNGQMTTVRSAEARNSNLIHFDLALDYTTSTRIAISAADQADNESLLKAIGLFQAIGKAVTVIDDVPGMIVMRTVAMLANEGFDAVNQQVCSEADVDIAMKGGVNYPFGPIEWANKVSLTVIQNVLDNLAAMYGEDRYRTSPLIRRKVAGGM, from the coding sequence ATGACCCCTATTTCACCTGATGCGGTCATTGGTGTTATTGGTGCCGGCACGATGGGTGCAGGCATTGCACAAGTTGCAGCCAAAGCAGGCCATCCGGTTTTACTTTACGATGCCTTTGAAGGTGCCGCTCAAAAAGGCTTTGACGGTATCAAAAAAGGTCTGAACAAGCTCGTTGAACGCGGCAAAATGGCACAGGCCGATGTCGATGCTCTGCTTAGCCGTATTACACTGGTTAATGGGTTAGAAGCGTTCGCCCCTGCTCGTGTGGTGATTGAGGTCATCGTCGAACGGCTTGATGTCAAACAGTCTGTTTTTAGCCAGCTTGAAGAGATTTGTGCAGACGATACCATTCTTGCAACGAACACCTCTTCCATCTCTGTAACAGCCATTGGTAGTCAGCTAAAACGTGCTAACAATCTAGTGGGTATGCACTTCTTTAATCCAGCACCGATCATGAAGCTGGTTGAAGTGATTAGTGGTTTGGATACCGATCCCAACGTTGCCGATGCCATTTATGAGCTATCTGCCCGTTGGGGTAAAAAACCGGTACGCGCTAAATCCACACCGGGCTTTATCGTTAATCGTGTTGCGCGGCCTTTCTATGCTGAAGGCTTACGTGTTTTGCAAGAAGGCGGCGCGGATGAAGCGACAATTGATGCCGTTATCCGTGAAGCCGGTAACTTCCGTATGGGGCCGTTTGAGTTAATGGACCTGATCGGCCATGACGTTAACTTCGCGGTTACCTCTTCAGTGTTTGCTGCTTACTTTAACGACCAGCGTTTCTTGCCATCCTTAATCCAGCAGGATCTTGTGAATGCTGGCCATTTGGGACGTAAGTCTGGCCGCGGATTTTACAACTACAGCGCTGATGCTGAAAAACCAACCCCAGCAACGGCTGACACGGCACCTGCGCCTCATCATGTCACCATTGAGGGTGATTTAGGTGTTGCCGAGCCTCTGGTCGCTCTGATTGAACAAGCAGGGATTTCGGTTAGCCGTGCGAAAGAGGGACACGGTGCCATCTTGATTGGCGATACCACCCTCAAATTAACGAATGGTCAGATGACAACGGTGCGCTCTGCTGAGGCTCGTAACAGCAATTTGATCCATTTTGATCTGGCATTGGATTATACAACGTCAACACGCATTGCTATCTCTGCGGCAGATCAGGCCGACAACGAGTCATTACTTAAAGCCATCGGTTTGTTCCAAGCTATTGGTAAAGCCGTCACGGTAATTGATGACGTACCGGGCATGATTGTAATGCGAACCGTCGCTATGCTCGCTAACGAAGGCTTCGATGCGGTCAATCAGCAAGTCTGTTCTGAAGCCGATGTTGATATCGCAATGAAAGGCGGTGTGAACTATCCGTTTGGCCCTATCGAATGGGCAAACAAAGTCAGTTTAACGGTGATTCAAAACGTCTTAGACAACTTAGCGGCTATGTATGGCGAAGATCGTTACCGCACCTCGCCTCTGATACGCCGAAAAGTCGCTGGAGGTATGTAA
- the paaI gene encoding hydroxyphenylacetyl-CoA thioesterase PaaI: MSLSSEQMANACSQAMHANDKAAQMLDMSIVEVRPGYAHLEMTVRKDMLNGHDICHGGMIFTLADTAFAHSCNTYNKVTVASGCTIDFAAPAFEGDRLRAIAEERHRKGRTGVYDITVYNQNNEALAFFRGKSHQINGVLVDENGESAKSGE, encoded by the coding sequence ATGAGTCTATCTTCAGAGCAGATGGCCAATGCTTGTAGCCAAGCAATGCACGCCAATGACAAAGCCGCGCAAATGCTGGATATGTCGATTGTCGAAGTTCGTCCAGGTTATGCTCACTTAGAAATGACCGTACGCAAAGATATGCTTAACGGTCATGATATCTGTCATGGTGGCATGATCTTTACGTTAGCCGATACAGCCTTTGCTCACTCGTGTAACACGTATAACAAAGTTACCGTGGCTAGCGGCTGTACGATTGACTTTGCAGCACCCGCTTTCGAGGGTGATCGCTTACGCGCTATCGCCGAGGAGCGTCACCGTAAAGGCCGTACTGGTGTCTACGACATCACGGTTTATAACCAGAATAATGAAGCTCTCGCTTTCTTCCGCGGCAAGTCACACCAAATCAATGGTGTTCTAGTCGATGAGAACGGCGAATCTGCAAAATCAGGAGAATAG